A window of the Constrictibacter sp. MBR-5 genome harbors these coding sequences:
- a CDS encoding PAS domain-containing protein, protein MKLAVRNTPRVQGVVGHPDIILAQDLHPRVRAIVAHWATMGQQDRLPGRQHLDPRTIPRLLPNVWLVDVERSRALRFRYRLAGTRITRAFSEDPTGRHLDEVHQDFGSNGVARYLEEVVETGLASWRSGKPAFWELHDFTHIERVYLPLAADGETVDMILAFSIFLDRFGVEF, encoded by the coding sequence ATGAAGCTGGCCGTCAGAAATACCCCACGTGTGCAGGGGGTCGTCGGGCACCCGGATATCATCCTCGCGCAGGATCTTCACCCCCGTGTCCGCGCGATCGTCGCGCATTGGGCGACGATGGGGCAGCAGGACAGGTTGCCGGGCCGCCAGCACCTGGATCCCCGTACCATCCCGCGGCTGCTTCCGAACGTCTGGCTCGTCGACGTCGAGCGCTCTCGCGCCCTGCGGTTCCGCTACAGGTTGGCGGGTACTCGGATCACCCGCGCCTTCAGCGAGGATCCGACCGGGCGCCATCTCGACGAGGTTCATCAGGATTTCGGGTCGAACGGCGTCGCCCGCTATCTCGAGGAGGTCGTGGAGACCGGCTTGGCGTCCTGGCGATCGGGCAAGCCGGCTTTCTGGGAACTCCACGACTTCACGCACATCGAGCGGGTCTACCTGCCCTTGGCGGCAGACGGAGAGACCGTGGACATGATCCTCGCCTTCTCGATCTTCCTCGACCGCTTCGGCGTCGAGTTCTGA
- a CDS encoding MFS transporter, with product MAKLPLVPILATFSVQVCATMTLFAVPVMAPAMALDLGVPPSLVGAYMSIAYVAATCAALLCPAFIMRVGGIRASQTALVGIGLGLALATVGGLAPMVASALILGSVYALPIPAGAHVLARHTPPRLYNIAFSIRQSGVPVGGLIAGAATPALVIAFGWRPALLAFAAVPILLAGLLIPLRRSLDVDLQPGRRLFGRSAFQPINLLLRHPLLRALGFAAIFFAGLEVAFATYVVVTMIERVGVGYVEAGLALSVFQAGGLVGRLAFGVIADRFAARRGLIAGLGFGMAIAGFAAAGFGPNWPFALVLAVCFVGGLTSGGWTGVGIGEAARLAGEGAAAVGSGAMLMAMFTGVIVCPSLFAAIVASGAGYGAAYAALAAGAALGAVALLIPPGVRPAEVS from the coding sequence ATGGCGAAACTGCCGCTCGTCCCGATCCTGGCGACCTTCTCGGTCCAGGTCTGCGCAACCATGACGCTGTTCGCCGTGCCGGTGATGGCGCCGGCCATGGCGCTCGACCTCGGCGTGCCGCCCTCGCTCGTCGGCGCCTACATGTCCATCGCCTATGTCGCCGCGACGTGCGCAGCGCTGCTCTGCCCGGCCTTCATCATGCGGGTCGGCGGCATCAGGGCCAGCCAGACGGCGCTGGTCGGCATTGGCCTGGGCTTGGCGCTGGCGACCGTCGGCGGGCTGGCGCCGATGGTGGCGAGCGCGCTCATCCTGGGCTCCGTCTACGCCCTGCCGATCCCGGCGGGCGCCCATGTGCTGGCGCGCCATACGCCGCCGCGCCTCTACAACATCGCGTTCTCGATCCGCCAGTCCGGCGTGCCCGTGGGCGGGCTGATCGCCGGCGCGGCGACGCCGGCGCTCGTCATCGCGTTCGGCTGGCGGCCGGCGCTTCTCGCCTTTGCCGCCGTGCCGATCCTGCTGGCCGGCCTGCTGATCCCGCTGCGCCGGAGCCTGGACGTGGACCTGCAGCCCGGGCGACGCCTGTTCGGGCGCTCGGCCTTCCAGCCGATCAACCTCCTCCTGCGGCACCCGCTGCTGCGCGCCCTGGGCTTCGCCGCGATCTTCTTCGCGGGACTTGAGGTCGCCTTCGCCACCTATGTCGTCGTCACCATGATCGAGCGCGTCGGTGTCGGCTATGTCGAAGCAGGACTGGCGCTCTCAGTCTTCCAGGCGGGCGGCCTGGTCGGCCGCCTCGCCTTCGGCGTCATCGCGGACCGGTTCGCCGCACGGCGCGGGCTCATCGCCGGGCTGGGCTTCGGCATGGCGATCGCGGGGTTTGCCGCCGCCGGCTTCGGACCGAACTGGCCGTTCGCCCTCGTCCTGGCGGTCTGCTTCGTTGGCGGCCTCACCTCCGGCGGCTGGACGGGTGTCGGCATCGGCGAGGCGGCGCGCCTCGCCGGCGAGGGCGCGGCCGCCGTGGGCAGCGGCGCGATGCTGATGGCGATGTTCACCGGGGTGATCGTCTGCCCCAGCCTGTTCGCCGCGATCGTCGCCAGCGGCGCCGGCTATGGGGCGGCCTATGCGGCACTGGCGGCGGGTGCGGCGCTCGGCGCCGTCGCGCTGCTGATTCCGCCCGGGGTCCGGCCGGCGGAGGTCTCGTGA
- a CDS encoding alpha/beta hydrolase — MSTDIPGPISRAYFSQRLRLHYVDWGNPEKPPLLLVHGGRDHCRNWDWVAQRLRNDWHIIAPDLRGHGDSEWIKGGVYTMSDYVCDIAQLVHQLELKPLTIIGHSLGGAITLRYTGLFPETVVKAVAIEGLGSSPDKIAERAKVPTHERIVKWMAEMRDLSGRIPRRYATFAEAVDRMQAANPHLSPERAEHLTVHGMNRNEDGTWSWKFDNYVRADRPTGLDPNETYALWARITCPTLLVRGMESWASDPEKDGRAKHFRNARVANIANAGHWVHHDQLDEFMDLVTAFLAE, encoded by the coding sequence GTGAGCACCGACATTCCCGGCCCCATCTCGCGGGCCTACTTCTCGCAGCGACTCCGTCTCCACTATGTCGACTGGGGCAATCCCGAGAAGCCGCCGCTGCTGCTCGTGCACGGCGGGCGCGATCATTGCCGCAACTGGGACTGGGTGGCGCAGCGGCTGCGCAACGACTGGCACATCATAGCACCGGACCTGCGCGGCCACGGCGATTCCGAGTGGATCAAGGGCGGCGTCTACACGATGTCGGACTATGTCTGCGACATCGCCCAGCTGGTCCACCAGCTCGAACTGAAGCCGCTGACCATCATCGGCCACTCGCTGGGCGGCGCCATCACGCTGCGCTACACCGGCCTCTTCCCGGAGACGGTGGTCAAGGCCGTGGCGATCGAGGGCCTGGGCTCGTCGCCCGACAAGATCGCCGAACGCGCCAAGGTCCCGACCCACGAGCGGATCGTGAAGTGGATGGCGGAAATGCGCGACCTGTCCGGCCGCATCCCGCGCCGCTACGCGACGTTCGCGGAGGCGGTCGACCGGATGCAGGCGGCCAACCCGCATCTCTCGCCGGAGCGCGCCGAGCACCTGACCGTCCACGGCATGAACCGCAACGAGGACGGCACCTGGAGCTGGAAGTTCGACAACTACGTCCGCGCCGACCGGCCCACCGGGCTCGATCCGAACGAGACCTATGCCCTCTGGGCGCGGATCACCTGCCCGACGCTGCTGGTGCGCGGCATGGAGAGCTGGGCGAGCGATCCGGAGAAGGACGGCCGGGCGAAGCACTTCCGCAACGCACGGGTGGCCAACATCGCCAATGCCGGGCACTGGGTGCATCACGACCAGCTCGACGAATTCATGGATCTTGTCACGGCCTTCCTCGCGGAGTAG
- a CDS encoding glutathione S-transferase family protein — MLKIWGRPTSSNVMKVVWTCAELDIPFERIDIGGPFGGNREKAYLDKNPNGLVPTLEEPDGFVLWESNSIVRYLASGHDTFYPADRRARADAERWMDWQLTTVGPTYGPIFHGLVRTPPEQRDPAAIAAAVAKTADLFQVLEARMAGRPYLCGDAVTVADIPYGPILHRWFRLDFERPSFPALAAWYERLCARPAFKTQVVDVPIV, encoded by the coding sequence ATGCTGAAGATCTGGGGCCGCCCGACGTCCAGCAACGTCATGAAGGTCGTGTGGACCTGCGCCGAACTCGACATCCCGTTCGAGCGGATCGACATCGGCGGACCGTTCGGCGGCAATCGCGAGAAGGCTTATCTCGACAAGAACCCGAACGGTCTGGTGCCGACCCTGGAGGAGCCCGACGGCTTCGTCCTTTGGGAATCCAACAGCATCGTGCGCTACCTCGCCTCCGGGCACGACACCTTCTATCCGGCCGACCGGCGCGCGCGTGCCGACGCCGAGCGGTGGATGGACTGGCAGCTGACGACCGTCGGCCCGACCTACGGGCCGATCTTCCACGGACTGGTTCGCACGCCGCCCGAGCAGCGCGACCCGGCGGCCATCGCCGCGGCCGTCGCCAAGACCGCCGACCTCTTCCAGGTCCTCGAGGCGCGGATGGCGGGCCGGCCGTACCTCTGCGGGGACGCGGTCACCGTCGCCGACATCCCCTACGGCCCGATCCTGCACCGCTGGTTCCGCCTGGACTTCGAGCGGCCGTCGTTCCCGGCCCTCGCCGCATGGTACGAGCGCCTCTGCGCGCGGCCGGCGTTCAAGACCCAGGTCGTCGACGTTCCGATCGTCTGA
- a CDS encoding M48 family metallopeptidase codes for MTKDHAARRRHTLPTLGLAAILALGGCAGEGTGLGLQLVSPDQVAELGQQSWQQIKSSQPASTDAAAKARVARVAERVLRGAGEDPATWEVVTFKSEQANAFALPGKKIGVYEGMLNVAETDDQLAAVIGHEIAHVERAHAVERVNSEAATQLGAQVVGGALQMSGTGGGEQIAALLGAGAQYGLLLPYARNQELEADRLGLITMARAGYDPRAAIALWKNMEAAGGAGQPEFMSTHPNHGNRIAQLERMMPEAEAARRQAGS; via the coding sequence ATGACGAAGGACCATGCGGCGCGACGGCGCCACACACTGCCGACTCTCGGGCTCGCAGCGATATTGGCGCTAGGTGGCTGCGCAGGGGAAGGAACCGGCCTCGGCCTGCAACTGGTATCGCCGGACCAGGTCGCCGAACTCGGCCAGCAGAGCTGGCAGCAGATCAAGAGCTCGCAGCCCGCCTCGACCGACGCCGCCGCCAAGGCGCGTGTGGCGAGAGTGGCGGAACGGGTGCTTCGCGGCGCCGGGGAGGACCCGGCAACCTGGGAGGTCGTCACGTTCAAGAGCGAGCAGGCGAACGCCTTCGCTCTGCCCGGCAAGAAAATTGGCGTCTACGAGGGCATGCTCAACGTCGCCGAGACCGACGACCAGCTGGCGGCCGTCATCGGTCACGAGATCGCGCACGTCGAGAGGGCCCATGCGGTCGAGCGCGTGAACTCGGAGGCGGCGACCCAACTCGGCGCACAGGTCGTCGGCGGCGCCCTCCAGATGAGCGGCACCGGCGGAGGCGAACAGATCGCCGCTCTGCTCGGTGCGGGCGCGCAGTACGGACTGCTGCTCCCCTATGCGCGCAATCAGGAACTCGAAGCGGATCGCCTCGGTCTGATCACCATGGCACGCGCCGGATACGACCCGCGCGCGGCGATCGCGCTCTGGAAGAACATGGAGGCCGCCGGCGGCGCAGGGCAGCCGGAATTCATGTCGACGCATCCGAACCACGGCAACCGCATCGCGCAGCTGGAGCGGATGATGCCGGAGGCGGAGGCGGCCCGACGCCAAGCCGGCAGCTGA
- a CDS encoding SLC13 family permease → MRPSLSLVQPTLAVLVLAASAALLLMPVPADVPAQLMRASGLIVFAVGFWATAAIPEVLTAIIFFLIAMLFAVAPPEVVFSGFASAALWLVFGGLFIGAAVQRTGLGESLAQMLVGRIGRSYLTVLIGLALGCIGLSFLMPSVMGRVLLLVPIVVALSDRLGYGTGSRGRAGLVMVTLLATYMPSCAILPSNVPNMVLAGAAETNYGLTLTYGRYFLLHFPVMGALRTVLIVALAWLLFREPPQATAATAEDTAMSGGAKKLLLMLLVALAFWITDFVHHISAAWVALALAVVLLLPRIGLLPMTVFNGGINFGSYFLVAAILGVGAVVGWSGLGTAMGEAVVNWLHLAPGEPFRSFMALSVAWIALGMVFTVAGLPAVLTPFAEHVATVTGLPLETILMTQVNGYASPVLPYQMGPLILGIAIGGVRASDGARIMLPLTLLTVILILPIDFLWWRHLGYLG, encoded by the coding sequence ATGCGCCCTTCCCTCTCTCTCGTTCAACCGACCCTCGCCGTCCTAGTCCTGGCCGCATCCGCAGCGCTGCTGCTGATGCCGGTTCCGGCCGACGTACCCGCCCAGCTGATGCGCGCCAGCGGGCTGATCGTTTTTGCCGTCGGCTTCTGGGCGACGGCCGCGATCCCGGAAGTCCTGACGGCGATCATCTTCTTCCTGATCGCCATGCTCTTCGCCGTGGCGCCGCCGGAGGTCGTGTTTTCCGGCTTCGCGTCGGCGGCATTGTGGCTGGTCTTCGGCGGCCTGTTCATCGGCGCCGCCGTCCAGCGCACCGGACTCGGCGAATCGCTGGCGCAGATGCTGGTCGGCCGCATCGGCCGCTCCTACCTCACCGTGCTGATCGGGCTCGCGCTGGGCTGCATCGGCCTATCGTTCCTGATGCCGTCGGTGATGGGACGCGTCCTGCTGCTGGTCCCCATCGTCGTCGCGCTGAGCGACCGGCTGGGCTACGGCACCGGCAGCCGCGGGCGGGCCGGGCTGGTGATGGTGACGCTCCTGGCCACCTACATGCCGTCCTGCGCCATCTTGCCGTCCAACGTGCCGAACATGGTGCTGGCCGGCGCCGCCGAAACGAATTACGGCCTGACGCTGACCTATGGGCGGTACTTCCTGCTCCACTTCCCGGTCATGGGCGCACTGCGGACCGTCCTGATCGTGGCGCTTGCCTGGCTGCTGTTCCGGGAACCGCCGCAGGCGACCGCAGCCACGGCCGAGGACACTGCCATGAGCGGCGGGGCGAAGAAGCTGCTGCTGATGCTGCTCGTCGCCCTGGCTTTCTGGATCACCGACTTCGTCCACCACATCTCCGCCGCGTGGGTGGCGCTCGCCCTGGCGGTCGTGCTGCTGCTGCCGCGCATCGGGCTGCTGCCGATGACCGTCTTCAACGGCGGCATCAATTTCGGCTCCTACTTCCTGGTCGCGGCGATCCTGGGGGTCGGCGCGGTCGTCGGATGGAGCGGCCTGGGCACCGCCATGGGCGAGGCCGTGGTGAACTGGCTGCATCTCGCGCCGGGCGAGCCGTTCCGCAGCTTCATGGCGCTGTCGGTCGCCTGGATCGCCCTCGGGATGGTCTTTACGGTGGCTGGCCTGCCGGCGGTCCTGACACCCTTTGCCGAGCATGTGGCGACGGTCACGGGGCTGCCGCTGGAGACGATCCTGATGACCCAGGTCAACGGCTATGCCAGTCCGGTCCTGCCCTACCAGATGGGTCCCCTCATCCTCGGCATCGCCATCGGCGGCGTGCGCGCCTCGGACGGGGCGCGTATCATGCTGCCGCTCACGCTGCTGACCGTGATCCTGATCCTGCCGATCGACTTCCTCTGGTGGCGCCATCTCGGCTATCTGGGCTGA
- a CDS encoding enoyl-CoA hydratase/isomerase family protein yields MDWEFVKVERRGRVAIVRLDRGDGMNPLSLQTLRELTEAAHAFSTDLETTAIVLTGVGKGFSAGRDLRDPQMDERVSKPMIERRHLSGAGARLCRAWEELEQFTIAAIEGFAIGGGLALAVALDFRVMGEGAHFRAPEIGLGISMSWGSIPRLINLVGPARAKQILILAQERISARDALAWGLVQDMVPDGGALDHAIAIAEKAAAMPPVTVRMTKQTVNAIANAGSAALIHMDTDQLMLTETTADFAEGVAAFKERRKPNFTGG; encoded by the coding sequence ATGGACTGGGAATTCGTGAAGGTCGAGCGGCGCGGGCGCGTCGCGATCGTACGGCTCGACCGGGGCGACGGCATGAACCCGCTCTCGCTGCAGACACTGCGCGAGCTGACGGAAGCGGCACATGCCTTCTCCACCGACCTGGAGACCACCGCGATCGTCCTGACCGGGGTGGGCAAGGGCTTCTCCGCCGGCCGGGACCTGCGCGACCCGCAGATGGACGAGCGCGTCTCCAAGCCGATGATCGAACGCCGTCACCTGTCCGGCGCCGGCGCCCGGCTCTGCCGCGCCTGGGAAGAGCTGGAGCAGTTCACCATCGCGGCGATCGAAGGGTTCGCGATCGGCGGCGGACTGGCGCTCGCCGTGGCCCTCGACTTCCGCGTCATGGGCGAAGGGGCGCATTTCCGGGCGCCCGAGATCGGCCTCGGCATCAGCATGAGCTGGGGCAGCATCCCGCGCCTGATCAATCTCGTCGGCCCGGCGCGCGCCAAGCAGATCCTGATCCTGGCGCAGGAGCGGATCTCGGCGCGCGACGCGCTGGCCTGGGGGCTGGTCCAGGACATGGTCCCCGACGGCGGCGCCCTCGACCACGCGATCGCGATCGCCGAGAAGGCCGCGGCGATGCCGCCGGTCACCGTCAGGATGACCAAGCAGACGGTCAACGCCATCGCCAATGCAGGGTCGGCTGCGCTGATCCATATGGATACCGATCAGCTGATGCTGACCGAGACGACGGCCGATTTCGCCGAAGGCGTTGCGGCTTTCAAGGAACGCCGCAAGCCGAACTTCACCGGCGGTTGA
- a CDS encoding MFS transporter — MPEAASARAAGIPHGALYGTLAVQTLCTMAAYSMSVAAPEVAAELGIPGSTVGYYISMVYGFGMISAIASPGFIHRFGPIRINQYCLLTAMASLLVAALGGTVALIAFSAFVIGTGYGATAPASSYILARRTPPSVVNLVFAIRQTGVPLGGVLAGIVMPPLLLAVGWRNAMLAELVPMTILLLMLQWLRGAYDSDRDPGRPLFPGGPLRPLRLIVEVAELRLLSAVSFVYSGAQLCFGAFMVVYLTERAGFPLVSAGLGLAVYQVAAVTSRIVLGWVADRWISPRVLLGAQGVVMAAAAVVAGFFGPDWPLPAILAVCAVAGATASGFTGLAYAEYARIGGPSRAAEVTSVGAFSMFLGVMVMPSLFSVVIGATGSYAAAFNAVAVLAVLCGMALLLSRPGTAPAVRP; from the coding sequence ATGCCCGAGGCGGCTTCCGCACGAGCGGCGGGCATTCCGCACGGCGCCCTCTACGGCACGCTGGCGGTCCAGACGCTGTGCACGATGGCGGCCTACTCGATGTCGGTGGCGGCGCCGGAAGTCGCGGCTGAACTCGGTATCCCCGGCTCGACCGTCGGCTACTACATCTCCATGGTCTACGGGTTCGGGATGATCTCCGCCATCGCCAGCCCGGGCTTCATCCATCGCTTCGGCCCGATCCGGATCAACCAGTATTGCCTGCTGACGGCCATGGCGAGCCTGCTGGTGGCGGCGCTGGGCGGGACGGTCGCGCTGATCGCCTTCAGCGCCTTCGTCATCGGCACCGGCTATGGCGCCACGGCACCGGCCAGTTCCTACATCCTGGCGCGCCGCACGCCGCCCAGCGTCGTGAACCTGGTGTTCGCCATCCGACAGACGGGGGTGCCCCTCGGCGGCGTCCTGGCCGGCATCGTGATGCCGCCGCTTCTGCTCGCCGTCGGCTGGCGCAACGCGATGCTGGCCGAACTGGTGCCGATGACGATCCTGCTGCTCATGCTCCAGTGGCTGCGCGGCGCGTACGATTCGGATCGCGATCCCGGCCGGCCGCTCTTTCCCGGCGGCCCACTGCGACCGCTTCGGCTGATCGTCGAGGTCGCCGAACTGCGGCTGCTCAGCGCCGTCTCCTTCGTCTATTCCGGTGCGCAGCTGTGCTTCGGCGCCTTCATGGTCGTCTACCTGACCGAGCGCGCCGGCTTCCCCCTCGTGTCCGCCGGACTCGGCCTCGCCGTCTATCAGGTCGCCGCGGTGACGTCCCGCATCGTGCTGGGTTGGGTCGCGGACCGCTGGATATCGCCGCGCGTCCTGCTGGGCGCCCAGGGCGTCGTCATGGCCGCCGCGGCTGTCGTCGCGGGATTCTTCGGGCCGGACTGGCCCCTGCCCGCCATTCTGGCGGTGTGCGCGGTCGCCGGTGCGACGGCCAGCGGCTTCACCGGCCTCGCCTACGCCGAATACGCGCGCATCGGCGGGCCTTCGCGTGCCGCCGAGGTCACCAGCGTCGGGGCCTTCTCGATGTTCCTCGGCGTGATGGTGATGCCGTCGCTGTTCAGCGTGGTGATCGGTGCAACCGGCAGCTATGCCGCGGCGTTCAATGCCGTGGCGGTGTTGGCCGTCCTCTGCGGCATGGCGCTGCTGCTGTCGCGGCCCGGCACCGCGCCGGCCGTCCGGCCATGA
- a CDS encoding peptidylprolyl isomerase, translating to MSAQAGAADPENTLYLETEDGRVTIEMFPNLAPKHVAQIKELTRKGFYDGVPFHRVIPGFMAQTGDPTGTGMGGSGKKIPAEFNKTKHVRGTASMARASDPNSADSQFFIVFEPAPFLDGQYTVWGQVVDGMEHIDAVKKGDQRNNGQVTDPDKIVSMRVAADVK from the coding sequence ATGAGCGCACAAGCAGGGGCGGCCGACCCCGAGAACACCCTGTATCTCGAGACCGAGGACGGTCGCGTCACCATCGAGATGTTTCCGAACCTGGCGCCGAAGCACGTGGCGCAGATCAAGGAACTGACGCGGAAAGGCTTCTATGACGGCGTGCCGTTCCACCGGGTAATCCCCGGCTTCATGGCACAGACCGGCGATCCGACCGGCACCGGCATGGGCGGTTCGGGCAAGAAGATCCCGGCCGAGTTCAACAAGACGAAGCACGTCCGGGGCACGGCCTCGATGGCGCGCGCGAGCGACCCGAACAGCGCCGACAGCCAGTTCTTCATCGTCTTCGAGCCGGCACCGTTCCTCGACGGCCAGTACACCGTCTGGGGTCAGGTCGTGGACGGCATGGAGCATATCGATGCCGTCAAGAAGGGCGACCAGCGCAACAACGGCCAGGTCACCGACCCCGACAAGATCGTCAGCATGCGCGTCGCCGCCGACGTGAAGTAG
- a CDS encoding creatininase family protein, which yields MRLQLSTWQEVEAYLGRSKGIIMPVGSTEQHGPNGLIGTDAICPETIADGVAAKGDILVGPTLSIGMAQHHMAFAGTITYRPSTFIAVLKDVIGSLERHGFERIYFLNGHGGNIATITTAFSEIYAERSMAGEKGVLRCRLANWFAGRRTKQLARELYGDSEGRHATPSEVSVSYYAHPESVKQAQMEPKVAPVGEIRDALDYRRQFPDGRIGSDPSLASVEDGRRLFEASVEDVAEDYAAFLAEG from the coding sequence ATGCGCCTGCAACTGTCCACCTGGCAGGAAGTCGAAGCCTATCTGGGCCGATCGAAGGGCATCATCATGCCCGTGGGCTCCACCGAGCAGCACGGCCCGAACGGGCTGATCGGCACCGACGCGATCTGCCCCGAGACCATCGCCGACGGCGTCGCCGCCAAGGGCGACATCCTCGTCGGCCCGACGCTCTCGATCGGCATGGCGCAGCACCACATGGCCTTCGCCGGCACGATCACCTATCGCCCGAGCACGTTCATCGCCGTGCTGAAGGACGTGATCGGCTCATTGGAGCGGCACGGCTTCGAGCGCATCTATTTCCTGAACGGCCACGGCGGCAACATCGCCACGATCACCACGGCCTTCTCCGAGATCTATGCCGAGCGGAGCATGGCGGGCGAGAAGGGCGTGCTGCGCTGCCGCCTCGCCAACTGGTTCGCCGGCCGCCGCACCAAGCAGCTGGCGCGCGAACTCTACGGAGATTCCGAAGGCCGCCACGCCACCCCGTCCGAAGTCTCGGTCAGCTACTACGCTCATCCCGAATCGGTGAAGCAGGCGCAGATGGAGCCCAAGGTGGCCCCGGTCGGCGAGATCCGCGACGCGCTTGACTATCGCCGCCAGTTCCCGGACGGCCGAATCGGCTCGGATCCGTCGCTCGCCTCCGTCGAGGACGGCAGGCGGCTGTTCGAGGCGTCGGTCGAGGACGTCGCCGAGGACTATGCGGCGTTCCTGGCCGAAGGCTGA
- a CDS encoding DUF1489 domain-containing protein, translating to MAKSGTIHLIKLAVGVDDVAHLVRIQEMRRAAARQEGRPPIARHITRSRPKRADDVLAGGCMFWVIRGLLQARQRIVSLEEVVGDDGIPRCAIGLDDELVRLAPRPCRPFQGWRYLDPAEAPPDLREQSASEEMPPELLAELRDLGLI from the coding sequence ATGGCGAAGAGCGGCACAATTCACCTGATCAAGCTTGCGGTCGGCGTCGACGACGTGGCGCACCTCGTTCGCATTCAGGAGATGCGGCGCGCGGCCGCGCGCCAGGAGGGGCGCCCGCCGATCGCCCGCCACATCACTCGCAGCCGGCCGAAGCGTGCCGACGACGTGCTGGCCGGCGGCTGCATGTTCTGGGTGATCCGCGGTCTTCTCCAGGCACGACAGCGGATCGTCTCGCTCGAGGAAGTGGTGGGCGACGACGGCATCCCGCGTTGCGCGATAGGCCTCGACGACGAGCTCGTTCGGCTGGCGCCGCGCCCGTGCCGGCCGTTCCAGGGCTGGCGCTATCTCGATCCGGCGGAAGCGCCGCCGGACCTGCGCGAACAGTCCGCCAGCGAAGAGATGCCGCCCGAACTGCTCGCGGAACTGCGGGATCTGGGCCTGATCTGA
- a CDS encoding zinc ABC transporter substrate-binding protein — protein MRGALGVGLAAALSLAGGMGGALAKPSVVVSVAPVHALVAGVMAGVAEPKLLVSGGASPHTYQLRPSDARALGDADVVVWVGEGLEAFLVKPIEALGQGARSVELSEDADLVLLPNREGGAWEPEDAGGEKHGHKHGHKNGHDHRAHKDHDHGKAAHGGHDHGAEDMHVWLDPGNARRIVRHVAGVLSEVDPENGVAYAANADRAVARIDALDAELRSTLAPVRTAPYIVFHDAYQYLEHHYGLNAVGSVTISADQVPGARRLLEIRRKIADTGARCVFSEPQFSPSLVATVTEGSPARVARLDPLGATLEPGAGLYETLMRGLVASLRTCLDSAG, from the coding sequence ATGCGCGGAGCTCTGGGCGTGGGCTTGGCTGCGGCGCTGTCGCTCGCGGGGGGAATGGGCGGCGCGCTGGCGAAGCCCTCGGTGGTCGTGTCGGTGGCGCCGGTGCATGCGCTGGTCGCCGGGGTGATGGCGGGCGTGGCGGAACCGAAGCTGCTCGTCTCCGGGGGCGCGTCGCCGCACACGTACCAGTTGCGTCCGTCGGACGCCCGCGCCCTCGGCGATGCCGATGTCGTCGTCTGGGTGGGCGAGGGACTGGAGGCGTTCCTGGTCAAGCCGATCGAGGCGCTGGGGCAGGGTGCGCGGTCCGTCGAGCTTTCGGAGGACGCCGATCTCGTCCTGCTGCCGAACCGCGAAGGCGGCGCGTGGGAGCCCGAGGACGCTGGCGGGGAGAAGCACGGCCACAAGCATGGCCACAAGAACGGGCATGATCACCGGGCACACAAGGACCACGATCACGGCAAGGCCGCGCATGGCGGACACGACCATGGGGCGGAGGACATGCACGTCTGGCTCGACCCCGGGAACGCGCGCCGGATCGTACGGCATGTCGCGGGCGTGCTGAGCGAGGTCGATCCGGAGAACGGCGTCGCCTATGCCGCCAACGCCGACCGCGCGGTGGCGCGCATCGACGCTCTCGACGCGGAGCTCCGGTCGACGCTGGCACCAGTGCGGACGGCGCCTTACATCGTCTTCCACGACGCTTATCAGTATCTGGAGCACCATTACGGGCTCAACGCGGTCGGATCCGTGACGATCAGCGCCGACCAGGTGCCGGGGGCGCGGCGTCTCCTCGAGATCCGCCGCAAGATCGCCGACACCGGCGCGCGCTGCGTCTTCAGCGAGCCGCAGTTCTCGCCGTCTCTGGTCGCCACCGTGACGGAGGGTAGCCCGGCGCGGGTCGCCCGGCTGGATCCGCTCGGCGCCACGCTCGAGCCCGGCGCGGGTCTTTACGAGACATTGATGCGCGGGCTGGTGGCGTCCCTCCGGACCTGCCTCGACTCCGCCGGCTGA